One genomic segment of Amycolatopsis granulosa includes these proteins:
- a CDS encoding glucose-1-phosphate cytidylyltransferase, producing MKVVLFCGGYGMRMRNGPADDVPKPMQLVGPRPLLWHVMRYYAHFGHTEFILCLGYGARHIKDFFLTYTETASNDFVLRDGRVELLSTDISDWSITFVHTGIESPIGERLRRVREHVAGEEMFLANYADVLTDAPLDVMIGNLAESDAGASMMVVPPQSSFHCVEFRDGSNRVAGISSASRLPLWENAGYFVLRQEIFDHIPENGDLVEDGCAALAEKDRLIAYPYRGFWQPADTFKERAALDAAYESGARPWMLWDQPSTIPAGVR from the coding sequence ATGAAGGTGGTGCTGTTCTGCGGCGGCTACGGGATGCGCATGCGCAACGGGCCCGCGGACGACGTCCCGAAGCCGATGCAGCTGGTCGGCCCGCGGCCGCTGCTGTGGCACGTGATGCGGTACTACGCGCACTTCGGGCACACCGAGTTCATCCTGTGCCTGGGCTACGGCGCCCGGCACATCAAGGACTTCTTCCTGACCTACACCGAGACGGCGTCCAACGACTTCGTGCTGCGGGACGGGCGGGTGGAGCTGCTGTCCACCGACATCAGCGACTGGTCGATCACCTTCGTGCACACCGGCATCGAGTCGCCGATCGGGGAGCGGCTGCGCCGGGTCCGGGAGCACGTCGCGGGCGAGGAGATGTTCCTCGCGAACTACGCCGACGTGCTCACCGACGCCCCGCTCGACGTGATGATCGGCAACCTGGCCGAGTCCGACGCCGGTGCGTCGATGATGGTGGTGCCGCCGCAGTCGTCCTTCCACTGCGTGGAGTTCCGCGACGGCTCCAACCGGGTCGCCGGGATCAGCTCGGCGAGCCGGCTGCCGCTGTGGGAGAACGCCGGCTACTTCGTGCTGCGGCAGGAGATCTTCGACCACATCCCGGAAAACGGTGACCTGGTCGAGGACGGCTGCGCGGCACTGGCCGAAAAGGACCGGCTCATCGCCTACCCCTACCGCGGGTTCTGGCAGCCGGCCGACACGTTCAAGGAACGAGCCGCGCTCGACGCGGCCTACGAAAGCGGCGCGCGGCCCTGGATGCTGTGGGACCAGCCGTCCACGATCCCGGCGGGGGTGCGGTGA
- a CDS encoding NAD-dependent epimerase/dehydratase family protein, producing the protein MRVLLTGHQGYLGSVMAPVLRAAGHEVLGLDSGLFAACVLGPPPDDPPGEPVDLRDVPAGRLSGVDAVIHLAALSNDPLGALAPELTYEINHTASVQLAKLAKDAGVRRFLYASTCSVYGAAGDDLVTEDAPLRPVTPYAESKVRVEDDLHDLADSGFSPVYLRNATAFGFSPRLRADIVLNNLVGHAVLTGQVRVLSDGTPWRPLVHAHDIATAFAAALTAPTEAVHDRAFNVGTEVNNLTVRQIAESVATAVPGSQLLITGEAGPDPRSYRVDFSRIRQALPGYRAVWTVDAGARELAGHYTRHGLTRDAFAQRYTRLAWLKAEQARGALAADLRRQPT; encoded by the coding sequence ATGCGGGTCCTGCTGACCGGGCACCAGGGATACCTGGGATCGGTGATGGCGCCGGTGCTGCGCGCGGCCGGCCACGAGGTGCTCGGCCTCGACTCCGGCCTGTTCGCCGCGTGCGTGCTCGGTCCGCCGCCCGACGACCCGCCGGGCGAGCCGGTCGACCTGCGGGACGTCCCCGCCGGCCGCCTGTCCGGGGTGGACGCGGTGATCCACCTGGCCGCGCTGTCCAACGACCCGCTCGGCGCGCTCGCGCCGGAACTGACCTACGAGATCAACCACACGGCGTCGGTGCAGCTGGCCAAGCTCGCCAAGGACGCCGGTGTGCGCCGGTTCCTCTACGCCTCGACCTGCTCGGTCTACGGCGCGGCGGGGGACGACCTGGTGACCGAGGACGCGCCGCTGCGCCCGGTCACCCCGTACGCGGAGTCGAAGGTGCGGGTCGAGGACGACCTGCACGACCTGGCCGACTCCGGGTTCAGCCCGGTGTACCTGCGCAACGCGACGGCCTTCGGGTTCTCGCCGCGGCTGCGCGCCGACATCGTGCTGAACAACCTGGTGGGCCACGCCGTGCTCACCGGGCAGGTGCGGGTGCTCTCCGACGGCACGCCCTGGCGGCCGCTGGTGCACGCGCACGACATCGCCACCGCCTTCGCCGCGGCGCTGACCGCCCCCACCGAGGCGGTGCACGACCGGGCGTTCAACGTCGGCACCGAGGTCAACAACCTGACGGTGCGCCAGATCGCCGAGTCCGTGGCCACCGCGGTGCCTGGCTCGCAGCTGCTGATCACCGGCGAGGCCGGTCCCGACCCGCGCTCCTACCGGGTGGACTTCTCCCGGATCCGGCAGGCGCTTCCCGGATACCGGGCGGTCTGGACGGTGGACGCCGGCGCGCGTGAACTGGCCGGGCACTACACCCGCCACGGCCTCACCCGGGACGCCTTCGCGCAGCGCTACACCCGGCTGGCGTGGCTGAAGGCCGAGCAGGCCCGTGGCGCACTGGCCGCCGACCTGCGAAGACAACCGACCTGA
- a CDS encoding glycosyltransferase family 2 protein: MDSHSPVADYENLGDAFAFAAARPPRRGPDPRVTIVVPAKNEAANLREVLPELPPVHEVLVVDADTGDGTPQVAREACPGVRVIKQTRRGKGNALACGFLAASGDVIVMFDADGSADPAEIPRFVEALTGGADFAKGTRFAPGGGSHDITHLRAAGNSGLNRLSNTLFSAGFTDLCYGYNAFWRDLVASLNLPPVFAPAGEEMLWGDGFEIETVINCRMAALGLWITEVPSVERRRLHGETNLRTFADGGRVLRTLMAEWQRVGRQRRSRRFGLFSPEPVVGIAAPLALETGAPEA, translated from the coding sequence ATGGATTCGCACAGTCCCGTCGCCGATTACGAGAACCTCGGCGACGCGTTCGCCTTCGCCGCCGCGCGCCCGCCCCGCCGCGGTCCCGACCCGCGCGTCACGATCGTGGTGCCGGCGAAGAACGAGGCGGCGAACCTGCGCGAGGTCCTGCCCGAGCTGCCGCCCGTGCACGAGGTGCTGGTCGTCGACGCCGACACCGGGGACGGCACCCCGCAGGTGGCGCGGGAGGCGTGCCCGGGTGTCCGGGTGATCAAGCAGACCCGGCGCGGCAAGGGCAACGCGCTGGCCTGTGGTTTCCTCGCCGCGTCCGGCGACGTGATCGTGATGTTCGACGCCGACGGATCGGCCGACCCGGCGGAGATCCCGCGGTTCGTGGAAGCGCTCACCGGCGGTGCCGACTTCGCCAAGGGCACCCGCTTCGCCCCCGGTGGCGGCAGCCACGACATCACCCACCTCCGTGCCGCGGGGAACTCCGGGCTCAACCGCCTGTCCAACACGCTGTTCAGCGCCGGGTTCACCGATCTCTGTTATGGCTACAACGCGTTCTGGCGCGATCTGGTTGCCTCGCTGAACCTGCCGCCGGTGTTCGCGCCCGCAGGCGAGGAGATGCTGTGGGGCGACGGCTTCGAGATCGAGACCGTCATCAACTGCCGGATGGCCGCGCTGGGCCTGTGGATCACCGAGGTGCCCAGCGTCGAGCGGCGCCGCCTGCACGGCGAGACCAACCTGCGCACCTTCGCCGACGGCGGCCGCGTGCTGCGCACGCTGATGGCCGAGTGGCAGCGGGTCGGCCGGCAGCGCCGCAGCCGCCGGTTCGGCCTGTTCAGTCCCGAGCCGGTCGTGGGCATCGCGGCCCCGCTCGCACTGGAAACGGGGGCGCCGGAAGCATGA